Proteins co-encoded in one Halorussus vallis genomic window:
- a CDS encoding DoxX family protein has protein sequence MANGATTSSDLGIALVRLAVGVVMVVHGIGKLFGVGPSAAPLGEFGGFLGSLGVPLPTLVALGVALVETVGGLFVLAGFLTRYAAALFAADMLAATLLVHLPRGFSVANGGYEFTLTLFLAALALVFLGSGSFSVDRAVLGREPVPSAVRR, from the coding sequence ATGGCGAACGGAGCAACGACGTCCAGCGACCTGGGAATCGCGCTGGTCCGACTCGCGGTCGGCGTGGTGATGGTCGTCCACGGGATCGGCAAACTGTTCGGCGTCGGTCCCTCGGCGGCGCCGCTGGGCGAGTTCGGCGGCTTCCTCGGTAGCCTGGGCGTCCCCCTGCCGACGCTGGTCGCGCTCGGCGTCGCACTGGTCGAGACGGTCGGCGGCCTCTTCGTCCTCGCCGGCTTCCTGACCCGCTACGCCGCCGCGCTTTTCGCCGCCGACATGCTTGCCGCGACGCTGCTCGTCCACCTCCCGCGCGGGTTCTCGGTGGCGAACGGCGGCTACGAGTTCACGCTGACGCTCTTTCTCGCCGCGCTCGCGCTGGTGTTCCTTGGGTCGGGGTCGTTCTCGGTCGACCGCGCGGTCCTCGGCCGCGAACCGGTTCCGAGCGCGGTCCGCAGGTGA
- a CDS encoding SagB/ThcOx family dehydrogenase, translating to MPARVGAREYHERTKHTPERLRESDFSLDFSNKPTPYKAYRDLPAVELPDRIRPPQVPTLSAVADLGPEFRDRGAREGVEVRRVDAPDLDALTQLCYYSAGVTKRIRRGDRDLLFRAAACTGALYHVDLYVVAGDLPATADLPALDAGVYHFDPQTLSLDVLREGDYRGVLADVTGGEARVADAPLTFVATSTWWRNAWKYRERTYRHAFWDSGTILANLLAVAHALDLPASVVAGFADERVADLLGVDVDREAPLELVPVGADDPAPDPRPVDPIDPATEPLSDREERYDLIPAAYRGSSLADGEAAAAWRERAASAEDRVESPSPSSPGGDGDSAGNESGDRIALDPVDDARAAKTPLDRTIRRRGSCREYTRETLNFRKVSTVLDRAVSGFPADFRDPDGPALQYTDCFLVVHDVAAVPPGAYRYRPEAGELELLREGDFREEAAHLALDQRLAGDAGFCAFFLADLDAIVDRLGDRGYRAAQLEASLTAGKLYLAAYAHRDLGATGLTFYDDRATEFFEPHADGATPMFLWTLGRPA from the coding sequence ATGCCAGCGCGCGTCGGCGCTCGCGAGTACCACGAGCGGACGAAACACACCCCCGAACGACTCCGGGAGTCGGACTTCTCCCTCGACTTCTCGAACAAGCCGACGCCCTACAAGGCCTACCGGGACCTGCCGGCGGTCGAACTCCCCGACCGGATTCGGCCGCCCCAGGTTCCGACGCTCTCGGCGGTCGCCGACCTGGGACCCGAGTTCCGCGACCGGGGAGCGCGGGAAGGCGTCGAGGTCCGGCGCGTCGACGCGCCGGACCTCGACGCGCTGACCCAGCTCTGCTACTACTCGGCGGGCGTGACGAAGCGAATCCGGCGGGGCGACCGCGACCTCCTCTTCCGGGCGGCGGCCTGCACCGGCGCGCTCTACCACGTCGACCTCTACGTCGTCGCCGGCGACCTTCCGGCGACCGCGGACCTCCCTGCGCTCGACGCGGGGGTCTACCACTTCGACCCGCAGACGCTCTCGCTGGACGTGCTCCGAGAGGGCGACTACCGTGGCGTGCTCGCGGACGTGACCGGCGGCGAAGCGCGCGTCGCCGACGCGCCGCTCACGTTCGTCGCCACATCGACGTGGTGGCGCAACGCCTGGAAGTACCGCGAGCGGACCTACCGCCACGCCTTCTGGGACTCGGGGACGATTCTGGCCAACCTGCTCGCGGTCGCCCACGCGCTGGACCTCCCGGCGAGCGTCGTCGCGGGGTTCGCCGACGAACGGGTCGCCGACCTGCTGGGCGTCGACGTCGACCGCGAGGCGCCGCTCGAACTCGTCCCGGTCGGGGCGGACGACCCCGCACCCGACCCGCGCCCGGTCGACCCCATCGACCCCGCGACCGAACCGCTCTCGGACCGCGAGGAGCGCTACGACCTCATCCCCGCCGCCTACCGCGGGTCGTCGCTGGCCGACGGCGAGGCGGCCGCGGCGTGGCGCGAGCGAGCGGCGAGCGCCGAGGACCGCGTCGAATCGCCGTCGCCGTCGTCGCCCGGCGGCGACGGCGACTCGGCCGGAAACGAATCCGGCGACCGAATCGCGCTCGACCCGGTGGACGACGCCCGGGCTGCCAAGACGCCGCTCGACCGGACGATTCGCCGCCGGGGGTCCTGCCGGGAGTACACCCGCGAGACGCTCAACTTCCGGAAGGTTTCGACGGTGCTCGACCGCGCCGTCTCCGGGTTCCCCGCCGACTTCCGCGACCCGGACGGGCCGGCGCTCCAGTACACCGACTGCTTCCTCGTGGTCCACGATGTCGCAGCGGTGCCGCCCGGCGCGTACCGCTACCGCCCGGAGGCGGGCGAACTCGAACTCCTCCGGGAGGGCGACTTCCGGGAGGAGGCCGCCCACCTCGCACTCGACCAGCGACTCGCCGGCGACGCCGGTTTCTGTGCGTTCTTCCTCGCCGACCTCGACGCAATCGTCGACCGACTCGGCGACCGGGGCTACCGCGCCGCCCAACTGGAGGCGTCGCTGACCGCCGGCAAACTCTACCTGGCGGCCTACGCCCACCGCGACCTCGGCGCGACCGGCCTCACCTTCTACGACGACCGCGCGACCGAGTTCTTCGAACCGCACGCCGACGGCGCGACGCCGATGTTCCTCTGGACGCTCGGCCGGCCGGCGTGA
- a CDS encoding MutS-related protein encodes MELEAIPGVGSKTAAALAQLDDPERALKTGDVAELASAPGITEGRAAAIARGAIRERHGDPGGFLATDRARELYRDALGLLKARTVTTYGEKRLETFYPSGVASRIEEAREFAARAVEREPNEAVLDALAGVEPLVESRDAMVRDRCLATTDAERYTAAQNAIPELSVEIVEDARDLADLARGYSTVVALDEEFTGVTVDGDVRVEPDALERPAEVVPERVLGFYAANRDSLRAAAEVHRAAGIDPPLDLDALEAALEQVETDGTVVGDEELDRLTRATADLDAAVSTAESLANDRLREAIEEEDVTIEGSDLLSLVERGAGVDSLLSRELSDQYAAAVADAREDLVASLDLDSGEAEVARRAFPEEPTFPVEHDEQAISRLRDDLNAAKDRRAASRKRELAAELADRREDAEKLVRTALELDVELAVSRFARDFDCVEAEFGGEGFAIEGGRSPLLDVEFAEVEPVDYAVSDVALLSGVNSGGKTSTLDLVALITILAHMGMPVPAESVRMERFGELHYHAKTQGTLDAGAFESTLREFAGLASGSEDRLVLVDELESITEPGASAKIIAGILEELRGREVTGVFVSHLAAEIRDVADYDVAVDGIEAEGLVDGELMVNRSPVKGHLARSTPELIVEKLSNDADGGFYDRLLEKF; translated from the coding sequence ATGGAGTTGGAGGCGATACCGGGCGTCGGGTCGAAGACGGCGGCGGCGCTCGCGCAACTGGACGACCCCGAGCGCGCGCTGAAGACCGGCGACGTCGCCGAACTGGCGAGCGCGCCCGGCATCACGGAGGGCCGGGCCGCCGCCATCGCGCGCGGCGCCATCCGCGAGCGCCACGGCGACCCCGGCGGCTTCCTCGCGACCGACCGCGCGCGGGAACTCTACCGCGACGCGCTCGGCCTGCTGAAGGCCCGGACGGTCACGACCTACGGCGAGAAGCGCCTCGAAACCTTCTACCCCAGCGGCGTCGCCTCGCGCATCGAGGAGGCCCGAGAGTTCGCCGCGCGGGCGGTCGAGCGCGAACCGAACGAGGCGGTACTCGACGCGCTGGCCGGCGTCGAACCGCTGGTCGAGTCCCGGGACGCGATGGTCCGTGACCGCTGTCTGGCGACGACCGACGCCGAGCGCTACACCGCGGCCCAGAACGCCATCCCCGAACTCAGCGTCGAAATCGTCGAGGACGCCCGCGACCTGGCCGACCTCGCGCGGGGCTACTCGACGGTGGTCGCGCTCGACGAGGAGTTCACCGGAGTCACGGTCGACGGCGACGTGCGGGTCGAACCCGACGCGCTCGAACGCCCCGCCGAAGTCGTCCCCGAGCGCGTGCTGGGCTTCTACGCGGCGAACCGCGACAGCCTCCGGGCGGCCGCCGAGGTCCACCGTGCGGCCGGCATCGACCCGCCGCTCGACCTCGACGCGCTCGAAGCCGCGCTGGAGCAGGTCGAGACGGACGGCACCGTCGTCGGCGACGAGGAACTCGACCGACTGACCCGGGCGACCGCCGACCTCGACGCGGCGGTTTCGACCGCCGAGAGTCTCGCCAACGACCGCCTCAGGGAGGCCATCGAGGAGGAGGACGTCACCATCGAGGGGTCGGACCTGCTGTCACTGGTCGAGCGCGGCGCGGGCGTCGACTCGCTGCTCTCGCGCGAACTGAGCGACCAGTACGCCGCCGCCGTCGCCGACGCCCGCGAGGACCTCGTGGCGTCGCTCGACCTCGATTCGGGCGAGGCCGAGGTCGCCCGCCGGGCGTTCCCCGAGGAGCCGACGTTCCCCGTCGAGCACGACGAGCAGGCCATCTCGCGGCTCCGCGACGACCTCAACGCCGCGAAGGACCGCCGGGCCGCCAGCCGGAAGCGCGAACTGGCGGCGGAGCTGGCGGACCGCCGCGAGGACGCCGAGAAGCTCGTGCGGACCGCGCTCGAACTCGACGTCGAACTGGCGGTGTCGCGGTTCGCTCGCGATTTCGACTGCGTCGAGGCCGAGTTCGGCGGCGAGGGGTTCGCCATCGAGGGCGGGCGCTCGCCGCTGCTCGACGTCGAGTTCGCCGAGGTGGAGCCGGTCGACTACGCCGTCTCGGACGTGGCGTTGCTGTCGGGGGTCAACTCCGGCGGAAAGACCTCGACGCTCGACCTGGTCGCGCTGATAACCATCTTGGCCCACATGGGCATGCCGGTGCCCGCCGAGTCGGTCCGAATGGAGCGCTTCGGCGAACTCCACTACCACGCGAAGACCCAGGGGACGCTGGACGCGGGGGCGTTCGAGAGCACGCTCCGGGAGTTCGCGGGGCTGGCCAGCGGGAGCGAGGACCGACTCGTGCTGGTCGACGAACTCGAGAGCATCACCGAACCCGGCGCGAGCGCCAAGATAATCGCCGGCATCCTCGAGGAGTTGCGAGGTCGGGAGGTGACGGGCGTGTTCGTCTCGCACCTCGCGGCCGAGATTCGGGACGTGGCCGACTACGACGTGGCCGTCGACGGCATCGAGGCCGAGGGGCTGGTCGACGGCGAACTGATGGTGAACCGCTCGCCGGTGAAGGGCCACCTCGCGCGCTCGACGCCAGAACTCATCGTGGAGAAACTGTCGAACGACGCCGACGGCGGCTTCTACGACCGCCTGCTGGAGAAATTTTAG
- a CDS encoding DUF1059 domain-containing protein — protein sequence MAHQFECPQQSCEFMVRANDENEVVDVAQEHARDKHGMSMSRDDIQGNVQQA from the coding sequence ATGGCACACCAGTTCGAATGTCCCCAGCAGAGCTGCGAGTTCATGGTCCGGGCGAACGACGAGAACGAGGTCGTCGACGTGGCCCAGGAACACGCCCGAGACAAACACGGGATGTCGATGAGCCGCGACGACATCCAGGGGAACGTCCAGCAGGCGTAG
- a CDS encoding ORC1-type DNA replication protein produces MADDPEEGMLSWDESVFRDEHVFEIDYVPETFAHRESQMRSLKYALRPAARGSRPLNVISRGPPGTGKTTAVQKLFSELAAQTDVRTVRVNCQVDSTRYSVFSRIFEGIFEYEPPSSGISFKKLFRQITEKLVEEDEVLVVALDDVNYLFYEGEASDTLYSLLRAHEAHSGAKIGVIVVSSDMNLDVIEELDGRVQSVFRPEDVYFPVYDREEIVDILRERVERGFHEGVVSAEVLDRVAELTAESGDLRVGIDLLRRAGLNAEMRASRTVSVEDVEQAYQKSKFVHLSHSLRALSDSEIELLRVIAEHDGERAGDVYDAFHEQTDLGYTRYSEIINKLDQLDIIDATYTNVEGRGRSRQLSLRYEPDAVLNRLDGQ; encoded by the coding sequence ATGGCAGACGACCCCGAGGAGGGGATGCTCTCGTGGGACGAATCCGTGTTCAGAGACGAGCACGTCTTCGAAATCGACTACGTCCCAGAGACGTTCGCCCACCGGGAGAGCCAGATGCGCAGTCTCAAGTACGCGCTCCGGCCCGCCGCGCGCGGGTCGCGGCCGCTGAACGTCATCTCGCGCGGGCCGCCCGGCACCGGCAAGACCACCGCGGTCCAGAAGCTCTTCAGCGAACTGGCGGCCCAGACCGACGTGCGGACCGTCCGGGTCAACTGTCAGGTCGACTCGACGCGCTACTCCGTGTTCTCGCGCATCTTCGAGGGCATCTTCGAGTACGAGCCGCCCTCGTCGGGCATCTCGTTCAAGAAACTGTTCCGCCAGATTACCGAGAAACTGGTCGAGGAGGACGAGGTGCTCGTCGTCGCGCTCGACGACGTGAACTACCTCTTCTACGAGGGCGAGGCTTCGGACACGCTGTATTCGCTGCTGCGGGCCCACGAGGCCCACAGCGGCGCGAAGATCGGCGTCATCGTCGTCTCCTCGGACATGAACCTCGACGTCATCGAGGAACTCGACGGCCGGGTCCAGAGCGTCTTCCGACCGGAGGACGTCTACTTCCCGGTGTACGACCGCGAGGAGATCGTCGACATCCTCCGCGAGCGCGTCGAGCGCGGCTTCCACGAGGGCGTGGTCTCGGCGGAGGTGCTCGACCGCGTGGCCGAGTTGACCGCCGAGAGCGGCGACCTACGGGTCGGCATCGACCTGCTGCGCCGGGCGGGGCTGAACGCCGAGATGCGCGCCAGCCGGACCGTCAGCGTCGAGGACGTCGAACAGGCCTACCAGAAGTCGAAGTTCGTCCACCTGAGCCACAGCCTCCGGGCGCTCTCGGACAGCGAGATCGAACTCCTGCGGGTCATCGCCGAGCACGACGGCGAGCGCGCCGGCGACGTCTACGACGCCTTCCACGAGCAGACCGACCTCGGCTACACACGCTACTCCGAGATCATCAACAAACTCGACCAACTAGACATCATCGACGCGACCTACACCAACGTCGAGGGGCGCGGGCGCTCGCGACAGCTCTCGCTGCGCTACGAGCCCGACGCGGTGCTGAATCGGCTCGACGGCCAGTAG
- a CDS encoding SDR family NAD(P)-dependent oxidoreductase, with protein sequence MAPTAVIAGVGPGLGESIARTFADEGCEVGLFARSGDYVSDLADDLPTDAVGVETDVSDPDDVKRGFERVRDELGPVDVLVNHASGGAWEGLRNLSAEEFEQAWRVGGYGAFLCAKEAVPDMLDGDGGTVIFTGATSAIRGREGALGFSSAKFAARGMAESMARELGPEGIHVAHVVIDGQILTPSARESNPDRDEETFLDPDEIAENYWHLVEQDRSAWTLELDLRPHTERF encoded by the coding sequence ATGGCACCAACCGCGGTAATCGCAGGCGTGGGACCGGGTCTGGGCGAATCGATCGCCCGGACGTTCGCCGACGAGGGCTGTGAGGTGGGCCTGTTCGCCCGCTCGGGCGACTACGTTTCCGACCTCGCGGACGACCTCCCGACCGACGCGGTGGGCGTCGAGACGGACGTGAGCGACCCGGACGACGTGAAACGGGGGTTCGAGCGCGTTCGGGACGAACTCGGCCCGGTAGACGTGCTGGTCAACCACGCCAGCGGCGGCGCGTGGGAGGGACTGCGGAACCTCTCGGCCGAAGAGTTCGAGCAAGCGTGGCGCGTCGGCGGCTACGGCGCGTTCCTCTGCGCGAAGGAGGCCGTCCCGGACATGCTCGACGGCGACGGCGGCACCGTCATCTTCACCGGCGCGACCTCCGCGATTCGCGGCCGCGAGGGCGCGCTCGGCTTCTCCAGCGCGAAGTTCGCCGCCCGCGGGATGGCCGAGTCGATGGCAAGGGAACTCGGTCCCGAGGGAATCCACGTCGCCCACGTCGTCATCGACGGCCAGATTCTCACCCCGAGCGCCCGCGAGTCGAACCCCGACCGCGACGAGGAGACGTTCCTCGACCCCGACGAAATCGCCGAGAACTACTGGCATCTGGTCGAACAGGACCGGAGCGCGTGGACGCTGGAACTGGACCTGCGGCCGCACACGGAACGGTTCTGA
- a CDS encoding ABC transporter permease has protein sequence MEFTESLRLSWRAIRSHKLRSTLTTLGVVIGVAAVITFVTLGTSLRADVLGQVGADRTPNVYVWASPEGEGGGTPGAGAQPVFTERDVSELRNLSGVQSVVPRGIVPTAGLSHSGNTVAQRQVIATAPAYFDSGSFVAGRAFRQGQREVVLNEQAAKLFDTQVAVGENVTLRLASGDSVEAEVVGLLNSSAAGGPFEGLGSQPLVFVPTDPFYRTTIESPTTGESQRVYPTVTVVAEDFGAVAETKESVRAYLTNRSDAAQLAPDGYEFSVSTDQDLVDQLEELLNTLTSFITGIAVISLVVGSIGIANIMLVSVTERTKEIGIMKAVGAQNRDVLQLFLLEAVLLGVLGSIVGIPVGVLGAYAAGQYIGLSLVLPYKWFAIAVVVGVLVGVLAGLYPAWNAANTDPIDALRYE, from the coding sequence ATGGAGTTCACGGAGAGTCTGCGACTGAGCTGGCGAGCCATCCGGAGCCACAAGCTTCGCTCGACGCTGACCACGCTGGGTGTCGTCATCGGCGTCGCGGCGGTCATCACTTTCGTCACGCTGGGCACCAGCCTCCGGGCCGACGTGCTCGGCCAGGTCGGCGCCGACCGCACGCCCAACGTCTACGTCTGGGCCAGCCCCGAGGGCGAGGGCGGCGGCACGCCTGGCGCGGGCGCCCAACCGGTGTTCACCGAGCGCGACGTGTCCGAACTCCGGAACCTCTCGGGGGTGCAGTCGGTCGTTCCGCGGGGCATCGTCCCGACCGCCGGCCTCTCCCACAGTGGCAACACCGTCGCTCAGCGGCAGGTGATAGCGACGGCGCCCGCCTACTTCGACTCGGGGAGCTTCGTCGCCGGCCGAGCGTTCCGGCAGGGCCAGCGCGAGGTCGTGCTGAACGAACAGGCCGCCAAGCTGTTCGACACGCAGGTCGCGGTCGGCGAGAACGTCACGCTCCGACTCGCGTCGGGCGACTCCGTCGAGGCCGAAGTCGTCGGCCTGCTCAACTCCTCGGCGGCCGGCGGCCCCTTCGAGGGACTCGGCTCCCAGCCGCTCGTCTTCGTCCCGACCGACCCGTTCTACCGGACCACCATCGAGAGCCCGACCACCGGCGAGAGCCAGCGCGTCTACCCGACGGTGACGGTGGTCGCCGAGGACTTCGGCGCGGTCGCAGAAACCAAGGAATCCGTCAGAGCCTACCTGACGAACCGCTCGGACGCCGCCCAACTCGCGCCCGACGGCTACGAGTTCTCGGTTTCGACCGACCAGGACCTCGTCGACCAGCTCGAAGAGCTGTTGAACACCCTGACGAGCTTCATCACCGGCATCGCGGTCATCTCGCTCGTCGTCGGCTCCATCGGCATCGCCAACATCATGCTGGTGTCGGTGACCGAGCGCACCAAGGAGATCGGCATTATGAAGGCCGTCGGCGCGCAGAACCGCGACGTGCTCCAGTTGTTCCTGCTGGAGGCGGTGTTGCTCGGCGTACTCGGGTCGATCGTCGGCATTCCGGTGGGCGTCCTCGGCGCGTACGCGGCGGGCCAGTACATCGGCCTCTCGCTCGTACTACCCTACAAGTGGTTCGCCATCGCGGTCGTGGTCGGCGTGCTCGTCGGCGTGCTGGCGGGGCTGTATCCGGCGTGGAACGCCGCGAACACCGACCCCATCGACGCGCTCCGGTACGAGTAA
- a CDS encoding sodium:calcium antiporter, whose protein sequence is MYFDARRVCLVALVVLALAVGGVAAQDDDQGAAGESGESSESGELLSVTGWAAVGAFLLGSLILLASVEVLIHALVRTASRFGVSALLLAIVVSGTEVDNVAFGLFTGFAEMQDVAFGLAIGNAISIFGLTLAVAALAYPFEVSVPDDYLAIMVASPLVLLPFLVAGEIAPLHGVLLIGAFLAVFGYIARKELGGDRSYMRSTEVMEAATSADGAETPVDDDLPAAVRRLSRHDWFWPVVMLLALGGVVLGAQFASAGTEGILETWDLRETIFGVTLVTIVFTLDDLLLAIEPVRLGYYEVTVGGIIGSLIFFVTANTGIVALVGSISTSPRALYFHLPVLLLFAGASAYLFRRGRLTRFAGAGLLALYVVYLVINVAFFAALPVEG, encoded by the coding sequence GTGTATTTCGACGCGCGTCGGGTCTGTCTGGTCGCGCTGGTCGTCCTCGCGCTCGCCGTCGGCGGCGTCGCCGCGCAGGACGACGACCAAGGAGCGGCGGGGGAATCGGGCGAATCGAGCGAATCGGGAGAACTGCTGTCGGTGACGGGGTGGGCCGCGGTCGGGGCGTTCCTGCTCGGGTCGCTGATACTGCTCGCCAGCGTCGAGGTACTCATCCACGCGCTGGTCCGGACCGCCTCGCGGTTCGGCGTCTCGGCGCTGTTGCTGGCCATCGTGGTTTCGGGCACCGAGGTCGACAACGTCGCGTTCGGCCTCTTCACCGGCTTCGCCGAGATGCAGGACGTGGCGTTCGGACTGGCCATCGGCAACGCCATCTCCATCTTCGGGCTGACGCTGGCGGTGGCGGCGCTGGCCTACCCGTTCGAGGTGTCGGTGCCCGACGACTACCTCGCCATCATGGTCGCCTCGCCGCTCGTGTTGCTCCCGTTCCTCGTCGCCGGCGAGATCGCGCCACTCCACGGCGTGCTCCTCATCGGCGCCTTCCTGGCGGTGTTCGGCTACATCGCCCGGAAGGAACTCGGCGGCGACCGGTCGTACATGCGCTCGACCGAGGTGATGGAGGCCGCCACGAGCGCCGACGGCGCCGAGACGCCGGTCGACGACGACCTCCCGGCCGCGGTGCGTCGGCTCTCGCGGCACGACTGGTTCTGGCCGGTCGTGATGCTCCTCGCGCTCGGGGGCGTCGTCCTCGGCGCGCAGTTTGCTTCGGCGGGGACCGAGGGCATCCTCGAGACGTGGGACCTCCGGGAGACCATCTTCGGGGTCACGCTGGTCACCATCGTGTTCACGCTCGACGACCTGCTGCTGGCCATCGAGCCGGTTCGGCTGGGTTACTACGAGGTCACGGTCGGGGGCATCATCGGGAGTCTCATCTTCTTCGTCACGGCTAACACCGGCATCGTGGCGCTGGTCGGCTCCATCTCGACCAGCCCGCGGGCGCTGTACTTCCACCTGCCCGTGCTCCTGCTGTTCGCCGGGGCGTCGGCCTACCTGTTCCGCCGGGGTCGGCTGACCAGGTTCGCGGGGGCGGGACTGCTCGCGCTCTACGTCGTCTACCTCGTCATCAACGTCGCGTTCTTCGCCGCGCTCCCCGTCGAGGGGTGA
- a CDS encoding ArsR/SmtB family transcription factor — MSLIDLLGSKARIQIIRELSREPRYVSELADRVGMDGKTAVHHLSRLEEAGLIAHYRRGNRKYYYLDRTVELRAAPPPERTFVLQTNERDDDWDPTETATDD, encoded by the coding sequence GTGTCGCTCATCGACCTGCTGGGGAGCAAGGCGCGGATACAGATAATCCGGGAGCTATCGCGCGAACCGCGGTACGTCTCCGAACTCGCCGACCGTGTCGGCATGGACGGCAAGACCGCGGTCCACCACCTCTCGCGCCTCGAAGAGGCCGGCCTCATCGCCCACTACCGGCGGGGCAACCGGAAGTACTACTACCTCGACCGCACCGTCGAACTCCGGGCCGCCCCGCCGCCCGAGCGGACGTTCGTCCTGCAGACGAACGAGCGCGACGACGACTGGGACCCGACCGAGACCGCCACGGACGACTGA
- a CDS encoding amphi-Trp domain-containing protein, which translates to MGDRVNLPDDNERKQTTVTDGFFEREVHLSREATAAFLRDLADQIESDTSITLSSQEWEIPFDYREPIEVEVEFAGGREAELEVELEFTQPRGGGELNVE; encoded by the coding sequence ATGGGGGACAGGGTGAACTTGCCCGACGACAACGAGCGCAAACAGACAACGGTGACCGACGGCTTCTTCGAACGCGAGGTCCACCTCTCGCGCGAGGCGACGGCGGCGTTCCTGCGGGACCTGGCCGACCAGATAGAGAGCGACACCAGCATCACGCTCTCGTCTCAGGAGTGGGAGATTCCGTTCGACTACCGCGAACCGATAGAGGTGGAGGTCGAGTTCGCCGGCGGTCGCGAAGCGGAACTGGAGGTCGAACTGGAGTTCACGCAACCGCGCGGCGGCGGCGAACTGAACGTGGAGTAG
- a CDS encoding ABC transporter ATP-binding protein yields the protein MATSDPTADSDGDADVDPPAEADADDWAESAGESATGEAVSLRDVRKTYFLGEPVHALDGVSLSIPTGSYTAVMGPSGSGKSTLLNLIGCLDTPTEGDVFVNGQEVSAMSDRGRTRVRGEEIGFVFQTFNLMPKLTAAENVALPLVFQGVGKSERMERARERLDEVGLADRADHRPNELSGGQRQRVAIARALAADPAIILADEPTGNLDQETGRQIMGLFQRLYDEGNTILMVTHERPIAEHAQRVVHVLDGTIEDVEEIESPRRVEAELD from the coding sequence ATGGCTACCAGCGACCCGACCGCCGACTCCGACGGCGACGCCGACGTCGACCCGCCCGCCGAGGCCGACGCCGACGACTGGGCCGAATCCGCCGGCGAGTCGGCCACCGGCGAGGCGGTGTCGCTCCGGGACGTGCGAAAGACCTACTTCCTCGGCGAACCCGTCCACGCGCTCGACGGCGTGTCGCTGTCGATTCCGACCGGTTCGTACACCGCCGTCATGGGGCCGAGCGGGTCGGGGAAGTCGACGCTGCTCAACCTCATCGGCTGTCTCGACACGCCGACCGAGGGCGACGTGTTCGTCAACGGCCAGGAGGTTTCGGCGATGTCCGACCGCGGGCGCACCCGCGTCCGGGGCGAGGAGATCGGCTTCGTCTTCCAGACGTTCAACCTCATGCCCAAACTCACGGCGGCCGAGAACGTCGCGCTCCCGCTGGTCTTCCAGGGCGTCGGCAAGAGCGAGCGGATGGAGCGCGCCAGAGAACGCCTCGACGAGGTGGGCCTCGCCGACCGGGCCGACCACCGGCCGAACGAACTCTCGGGTGGTCAGCGCCAGCGGGTCGCCATCGCCCGCGCGCTGGCGGCCGACCCGGCCATCATCCTCGCCGACGAACCGACCGGGAACTTAGACCAGGAGACCGGCAGGCAGATAATGGGACTGTTCCAGCGACTCTACGACGAGGGCAACACCATCCTGATGGTGACCCACGAGCGGCCCATCGCCGAGCACGCCCAGCGCGTGGTCCACGTCCTCGACGGCACCATCGAGGACGTCGAGGAGATAGAGTCGCCTCGGCGGGTCGAGGCGGAACTCGACTGA
- the rpiA gene encoding ribose-5-phosphate isomerase RpiA, with amino-acid sequence MKSTGGTEAQKRAAGESAAESVEDGTVVGLGTGSTAAHAIRAVGEMVDRGLDVRGVPTSFQSRELATEVGIPLVGLDEVESVDLAIDGADQFSGPHLVKGGGAAHAREKIVDAAADRFLVVADPSKRAKQLDRAVPLEVLPDAHTTVTADVRGLGGTPTLRRAERKDGPVVTDNGNLVVDCEFGTIANPAELAADLAAVPGVVEHGLFVGLADEIHVGTDDGVDVTRF; translated from the coding sequence ATGAAGTCGACCGGCGGAACGGAAGCGCAGAAGCGAGCGGCGGGCGAGAGCGCCGCCGAGTCGGTCGAGGACGGGACGGTCGTCGGACTCGGCACCGGGAGTACGGCGGCCCACGCGATCCGCGCCGTCGGCGAGATGGTCGACCGCGGCCTCGACGTGCGCGGCGTGCCGACCTCCTTCCAGTCGCGCGAACTCGCGACGGAGGTCGGCATCCCGCTCGTCGGCCTCGACGAGGTCGAGTCCGTCGACCTCGCCATCGACGGAGCCGACCAGTTCTCGGGGCCGCACCTCGTGAAGGGCGGCGGCGCGGCCCACGCCCGGGAGAAGATCGTCGACGCCGCGGCCGACCGGTTCCTCGTCGTCGCCGACCCGAGCAAGCGCGCGAAACAGCTCGACCGCGCCGTCCCGCTCGAAGTCCTGCCGGACGCGCACACGACCGTCACGGCCGACGTGCGGGGCCTGGGCGGGACGCCGACGCTGCGGCGCGCCGAGCGCAAGGACGGCCCCGTCGTGACCGACAACGGGAACCTCGTGGTCGACTGCGAGTTCGGGACGATAGCTAATCCGGCCGAACTCGCGGCCGACCTCGCCGCGGTGCCGGGCGTCGTCGAACACGGCCTGTTCGTCGGTCTGGCCGACGAGATTCACGTCGGTACCGACGACGGCGTCGACGTGACGCGGTTCTGA